Proteins encoded in a region of the Planococcus citri chromosome 1, ihPlaCitr1.1, whole genome shotgun sequence genome:
- the LOC135833333 gene encoding uncharacterized protein LOC135833333: MLLFILLFNLLLYHHETTCCSYNKAEDAPIEVPELAIREPFVKPASPIFIQALSFEHLVEQSVIFFDRSLLIKEIFDQDIKVFIITMPNGFGKTMNLGMIQAFFEIQVDVDGNTIEPLDQTTHYRLFKLGEIVHRKKNTEFLKRPLLIATRHENFTNQYLGQYPVVYISFACSKGDTFDQVVDELKLKISKLYEEFYHLLGAFRKISSNPRSTQQQKERAENNIETFKKHAFKRSTLQEVQNSLAFLCEALYENYGKKVILLVDDYDGILNHTLFSDKFFSTKDEDLIIEFFKGLVTCTLIETNSIEKAILTGTILLQQGSLMPTLNNSKEFSIRHNELSSFYGCEDNLTENIFRQIGINELARGMIRAVRLGYRLNLESSQLSYDPLTLACNSGSCLVPRSYATFFHKFLDVVSFRNAYSGLVSSYTLPDINISDVHFDRLDFRILKSPPTNESTCGPFVKSAMKYLYATGFLTITNSSTGDRLEFQFVSEAILALMKGELLAYYDKDFKVQSDILHTYFSLMSSEFYDFSRNFESNCPNLELLMTKFYKILLDPGRIAQPDEELIHNSVNFLIIFFDRFKRLVTYGREMALFSDDYVLTVLESSLDEISAEEALRRAKNKAQSFRIYDNFNMLKFIGINVRQNGTVDILAENKFYRELFE; the protein is encoded by the coding sequence ATGTTACTTTTCATACTCCTATTCAACTTGCTCCTATACCATCACGAAACTACCTGCTGCAGCTACAATAAGGCCGAAGATGCTCCCATCGAAGTACCAGAATTAGCGATAAGAGAACCGTTTGTGAAACCAGCCAGTCCAATATTCATTCAAGCTTTGAGTTTCGAGCATTTAGTCGAACAAAGCGTAATTTTCTTCGACAGGAGCTTACTAATCAAGGAGATCTTCGACCAAGACATCAAGGTGTTCATTATCACGATGCCGAATGGATTCGGTAAAACCATGAATTTAGGCATGATACAAGCCTTTTTCGAAATCCAAGTCGACGTAGACGGTAACACCATCGAACCGCTTGATCAAACTACTCATTATCGTTTATTCAAACTCGGTGAAATCGTACACAGAAAAAAGAACACGGAATTCCTGAAACGACCTTTGTTGATCGCAACTCGTCacgaaaatttcaccaatcaGTATCTCGGCCAGTATCCGGTAGTTTATATCAGTTTCGCTTGCTCAAAAGGCGATACTTTCGACCAAGTTGTCGACgaattgaaactaaaaataagCAAGCTTTACGAAGAATTCTACCATCTGTTGGGAGCATTTCGTAAAATATCGAGTAACCCGAGAAGTACCCAGCAGCAGAAAGAACGAGCTGAAAATAATATCGAGACGTTTAAAAAACACGCTTTCAAAAGGAGCACCTTGCAAGAGGTGCAAAATAGTCTGGCGTTTTTGTGCGAAGCCCTGTACGAGAATTATGGAAAAAAGGTGATTTTATTGGTAGACGATTACGACGGTATTCTGAACCATACGCTTTTCAGCGATAAATTTTTCAGCACTAAAGACGAGGATttgattattgaatttttcaaaggcttGGTAACGTGTACGTTGATTGAGACGAATTCCATCGAGAAAGCTATTCTAACCGGAACGATTTTATTGCAACAAGGCTCTTTGATGCCGACGTTGAATAATTCAAAAGAATTCAGTATCCGGCATAACGAATTATCGTCGTTTTACGGCTGCGAGGATAATTTAACGGAAAACATATTCCGGCAAATTGGTATAAATGAACTAGCTCGTGGCATGATTCGAGCTGTTAGATTGGGCTATCGTTTGAACCTCGAATCGTCCCAATTATCGTACGATCCGTTGACATTGGCTTGTAATTCGGGCTCTTGTTTGGTACCGAGATCGTACGCGacatttttccataaatttctaGACGTTGTATCGTTTCGTAACGCGTACAGTGGGTTAGTTTCAAGCTATACCCTACCGGATATTAATATCAGCGACGTGCATTTTGACAGGTTAGATTTCCGGATACTGAAATCACCTCCGACGAACGAATCGACCTGCGGACCTTTTGTAAAATCTGCCATGAAATATTTATACGCTACTGGCTTCTTAACCATTACTAATTCTTCGACTGGGGACCGGCTCGAATTCCAGTTCGTAAGCGAGGCCATTTTAGCCCTCATGAAAGGCGAGCTTTTGGCGTATTACGATAAAGATTTCAAAGTCCAGTCGGATATTTTGCATACGTACTTTTCTCTCATGTCGTCCGAATTCTACGATTTTTCTCGAAACTTCGAAAGCAACTGCCCGAATTTGGAATTACTGATgacgaaattttataaaatattattagaTCCGGGCCGAATAGCTCAACCGGACGAAGAACTGATTCATAAttcggtcaattttttgatcatttttttcgataggTTTAAAAGACTGGTTACTTACGGGCGAGAAATGGCGTTATTTTCGGACGACTACGTTCTTACGGTATTGGAAAGTAGCCTGGATGAGATATCAGCTGAAGAGGCGTTGAGACGAGCGAAAAACAAAGCGCAAAGTTTTAGAATATATGATAACTTCaatatgttgaaatttattGGCATAAACGTCCGTCAAAATGGCACCGTTGATATTCTcgctgaaaataaattttatcgaGAGTTATTCGAGTGA